Proteins from one Nakamurella multipartita DSM 44233 genomic window:
- the fdhA gene encoding formaldehyde dehydrogenase, glutathione-independent yields MSNNRAVTYQGPMKVAVQDIAYPTFELQDGPGVNPLNVGRKVPHGAILKVVTTNICGSDQHMVRGRTTAPEGLVLGHEITGEVIETGPGVEFIQVGDICSVPFNIACGRCKNCKEGKTGICLNVNPDRPGSAYGYVDMGGWVGGQAEYVLVPYADWNLLKFPDRDQALEKILDLTMLSDIFPTGYHGAYTAGTTTGSTVYVAGAGPVGLAAAVSAQLLGAAVVIVGDLNEDRLAKARSIGCETVDVSKGDPKDQIEQILGVPEVDCAVDAVGFEARGHGKDASHEAPATVLNSIMDLTAAGGGLGIPGLYVTGDPGAVDDAAKIGSLSIRLGLGWAKSLSFTTGQCPVMKYHRGLMNAILHDKVKIGDAVNATVIGLDQAPKGYAEFDSGVARKYVIDPHNTTGKVSPN; encoded by the coding sequence ATGTCGAACAACCGCGCCGTGACCTATCAGGGCCCGATGAAGGTGGCCGTCCAGGACATCGCATACCCGACCTTCGAACTGCAGGACGGACCCGGCGTCAATCCCCTCAACGTCGGCCGCAAGGTGCCGCACGGCGCCATTCTCAAGGTCGTCACCACCAACATCTGCGGCTCCGACCAGCACATGGTCCGCGGCCGCACCACCGCCCCCGAGGGCCTGGTGCTGGGCCACGAGATCACCGGTGAGGTGATCGAGACCGGGCCCGGCGTCGAGTTCATCCAGGTCGGCGACATCTGTTCGGTCCCCTTCAACATCGCCTGCGGCCGCTGCAAGAACTGCAAGGAGGGCAAGACCGGCATCTGCCTGAACGTCAACCCGGATCGGCCCGGTTCCGCCTACGGGTACGTGGACATGGGTGGCTGGGTCGGCGGGCAGGCCGAATACGTGCTGGTGCCCTACGCCGACTGGAACCTGCTCAAGTTCCCGGATCGGGATCAGGCCCTGGAGAAGATCCTGGACCTGACGATGCTCTCGGACATCTTCCCCACCGGGTACCACGGCGCCTACACCGCCGGCACCACCACGGGGTCCACCGTGTACGTGGCCGGCGCCGGCCCGGTCGGGCTGGCCGCCGCGGTCTCGGCCCAGTTGCTGGGCGCGGCGGTGGTCATCGTCGGCGATCTCAACGAGGACCGGCTGGCCAAGGCCCGCTCCATCGGCTGCGAGACGGTCGACGTGTCCAAGGGTGACCCGAAGGACCAGATCGAGCAGATCCTCGGCGTTCCCGAGGTCGATTGTGCCGTGGACGCGGTCGGTTTCGAGGCCCGCGGGCACGGCAAGGACGCCAGCCACGAGGCTCCGGCCACCGTGCTGAACTCGATCATGGACCTGACCGCCGCGGGTGGCGGACTGGGCATCCCGGGGCTGTACGTCACCGGCGACCCGGGCGCCGTCGACGACGCCGCCAAGATCGGTTCGCTGTCCATCCGGCTGGGTCTGGGGTGGGCGAAGTCGTTGTCGTTCACCACGGGTCAGTGCCCGGTGATGAAGTACCACCGCGGCCTGATGAACGCGATCCTGCACGACAAGGTCAAGATCGGTGACGCGGTGAACGCCACCGTCATCGGCCTGGACCAGGCGCCGAAGGGATACGCCGAGTTCGACTCCGGGGTCGCCCGCAAGTACGTCATCGACCCGCACAACACGACCGGAAAGGTCAGCCCGAACTAG
- a CDS encoding zinc-dependent alcohol dehydrogenase family protein, with protein MRALRYDEVGALPRIDRVPVPDCPPGGALVRVEATGVCRSDWHAWQGHEIVPLPQTPGHEFAGTVAEIGDGVGRFAVGARVTAPFVNGCGTCAWCRAGDAQVCPDQNQPGFTHPGSFAEYVVVRAADFNLVGLPDQVDAVAAAALGCRFATAYRALTGHAQVGPGTEVAVFGCGGVGLSAIMIAVALGARVTAVDRSAAALDRAREFGAAGTVRSADPLDQVAQVVAATGGGAQVSVDALGSAGTADAAVRSLRRRGTHVQVGLMLGAAAAAPLPWDRVIAWELTVVGSHGMAAAGYPPMLDLVAAGRLGPAQLVGSVTDLAGAGDALVAMSDPAAAAAGIVVARP; from the coding sequence ATGAGGGCGTTGCGGTACGACGAGGTGGGCGCCCTGCCCCGGATCGACCGGGTGCCGGTCCCGGACTGCCCGCCGGGCGGTGCCCTCGTCCGGGTCGAGGCCACCGGCGTCTGCCGGTCGGACTGGCACGCCTGGCAGGGCCACGAGATCGTCCCGCTCCCGCAGACCCCGGGGCACGAGTTCGCCGGCACGGTCGCCGAGATCGGGGATGGGGTCGGCCGTTTCGCGGTCGGAGCGCGGGTGACGGCGCCGTTCGTGAACGGCTGCGGGACCTGTGCCTGGTGCCGGGCCGGCGACGCCCAGGTGTGTCCGGACCAGAACCAGCCGGGGTTCACCCATCCCGGGTCCTTTGCCGAGTACGTGGTGGTCCGGGCGGCCGACTTCAACCTGGTCGGCCTGCCCGATCAGGTGGACGCGGTGGCCGCGGCGGCCCTGGGCTGCCGGTTCGCCACCGCCTACCGGGCCCTGACCGGGCACGCGCAGGTGGGTCCGGGCACCGAGGTCGCGGTGTTCGGGTGCGGCGGCGTGGGCCTGTCCGCGATCATGATCGCCGTCGCGCTGGGCGCCCGGGTCACCGCCGTCGACCGGTCGGCCGCCGCCCTGGACCGGGCCCGGGAGTTCGGTGCGGCCGGCACCGTCCGGTCGGCCGACCCGCTCGACCAGGTTGCCCAGGTGGTGGCGGCCACCGGTGGCGGTGCGCAGGTGTCGGTCGATGCGCTGGGTTCGGCCGGCACCGCCGACGCCGCGGTGCGCAGCCTGCGCCGGCGGGGCACCCACGTGCAGGTCGGGCTCATGCTCGGGGCCGCGGCCGCCGCCCCGCTGCCCTGGGACCGGGTGATCGCCTGGGAGCTCACGGTTGTCGGCTCGCACGGGATGGCGGCCGCCGGCTACCCGCCGATGCTGGACCTCGTGGCCGCCGGACGGCTGGGGCCGGCGCAGCTGGTCGGGTCGGTGACCGACCTGGCCGGCGCCGGCGACGCGCTGGTGGCCATGAGCGACCCGGCCGCGGCGGCCGCCGGGATCGTGGTCGCCCGGCCCTGA
- a CDS encoding DMT family transporter produces MTTPTMRPSTAPAVLAGGAGMALVGSSVGVSQTLIDAPQFTAQAVRYALAAIVLLGILAVAGQRPRCPRGREWGWLAGVALSGLVVFNIAVVRGVAHAEPAVIAVAVACAPIFLSVLGPLAQRHRPAPAIAVAAVVVTGGSVLVVGTGTTDATGVLWAIVALACECGFTLLALPVLGRHGPYGVSLHSVWLGAIMFLGLGVTVEGPRAVFSLSAGQWVAVGWLAVAVTAAAFVLWYSAVRTLGPGPAGLITGIAPVSAALCGALLGAAWPGPGVWLGIAVVVGGLAAGLLTTRAGARRDPPAPLPQPAEVDLA; encoded by the coding sequence GTGACCACACCGACCATGCGCCCGAGCACGGCCCCGGCGGTGCTTGCCGGCGGGGCCGGCATGGCCCTGGTCGGCAGCAGCGTCGGGGTGTCGCAGACCTTGATCGACGCCCCGCAGTTCACCGCCCAGGCGGTGCGCTACGCGCTGGCGGCCATCGTCCTGCTGGGCATCCTGGCGGTCGCCGGGCAGCGGCCGCGGTGCCCCCGCGGCCGCGAATGGGGCTGGCTCGCCGGGGTCGCGCTCAGTGGCCTGGTCGTGTTCAACATCGCCGTGGTCCGCGGGGTGGCCCATGCCGAGCCGGCCGTCATCGCGGTGGCCGTGGCCTGTGCGCCGATCTTCCTGAGCGTGCTCGGCCCGCTCGCCCAGCGGCACCGGCCCGCCCCCGCGATCGCGGTCGCGGCCGTCGTGGTGACCGGCGGCAGCGTGCTCGTGGTCGGTACCGGGACCACCGACGCGACCGGGGTGCTGTGGGCGATCGTGGCGCTGGCCTGCGAATGCGGCTTCACCCTGCTGGCGTTGCCGGTGCTCGGCCGGCACGGACCGTACGGGGTGTCGTTGCACTCGGTCTGGCTCGGCGCGATCATGTTCCTGGGCCTGGGGGTGACGGTTGAAGGCCCGCGCGCGGTGTTCTCCTTGTCGGCCGGCCAGTGGGTCGCCGTGGGCTGGTTGGCGGTCGCCGTCACCGCGGCGGCGTTCGTGCTCTGGTATTCGGCCGTGCGGACGCTCGGCCCCGGACCGGCCGGCCTGATCACCGGAATCGCGCCGGTGAGTGCTGCCCTGTGCGGTGCGCTGCTCGGCGCAGCCTGGCCCGGCCCGGGGGTGTGGCTGGGAATCGCGGTGGTGGTGGGTGGGCTGGCTGCCGGCCTGCTGACGACCCGGGCCGGTGCCCGGCGAGATCCACCGGCCCCGCTGCCGCAGCCGGCTGAGGTGGATCTCGCCTGA
- the pdxR gene encoding MocR-like pyridoxine biosynthesis transcription factor PdxR, whose product MEESIPHPSHRSKGASDFLSLRTDEAPAGGKAGWLADRIRAAVADRRLRPGDRLPAGRTLAADLGVSRGVVTEAYRRLLDDGLVVTAGRGGTVVAAAGAAVAHPPLRSPGSAAARADRQTPVTESRPGGLFGETSADVFTALRAAPARFDLSPGLPDLTAFPRAAWMRAERAVLDDLTPAAFGYGDPAGTPRLRAAVAGWLARFRGIAADPDEIVIVAGVAQALALLARALTRRGQHRIGVEDPGSLGARRQLQHWGMTTVPVPVDRAGLRVDALRDSGAATVLVSPAHEFPMGVVLDGTRRRDLTAWAADGGLIVEDDYDAEHRYDRPPVTALRAAVPDRVCYTGSVSKILAPALRIGWLLPPRDLLGEVIAAKREADLGNPALPQLVLARLMDQGHLESHLRMVRRRHRRRRDAMVDALARHLPTATVHGAAAGLHLTVTLDAPPSAPVDDRVIAAAALAAGVKVQPLSWHRIAPGAAGLVLGYAATPAGRIEEGVAALAAVIGRA is encoded by the coding sequence ATGGAGGAGTCCATTCCGCACCCGTCTCACAGGTCCAAAGGCGCATCCGACTTCCTGTCCCTGCGGACGGACGAGGCTCCGGCGGGCGGCAAGGCGGGATGGTTGGCCGACCGGATCCGGGCCGCGGTGGCCGACCGCCGGCTGCGGCCCGGGGACCGCCTGCCGGCCGGCCGGACCCTGGCCGCCGACCTCGGGGTGTCCCGGGGGGTGGTCACCGAGGCCTACCGCCGGTTGCTCGACGACGGGCTGGTGGTCACGGCCGGGCGTGGGGGCACGGTGGTGGCGGCGGCCGGAGCGGCGGTGGCACATCCACCGCTTCGTTCCCCCGGCTCCGCGGCCGCCCGCGCGGACCGGCAGACCCCGGTGACCGAGAGCCGGCCCGGCGGGTTGTTCGGCGAGACCTCGGCGGACGTCTTCACCGCGTTGCGGGCGGCGCCGGCCCGGTTCGACCTCTCACCCGGGCTGCCCGACCTGACCGCATTCCCCCGAGCCGCCTGGATGCGGGCCGAGCGAGCGGTGCTCGACGACCTGACCCCGGCCGCGTTCGGCTACGGGGATCCGGCGGGCACGCCGAGGCTGCGGGCCGCGGTCGCCGGCTGGCTCGCCCGGTTCCGGGGCATCGCCGCCGATCCCGACGAGATCGTCATCGTCGCCGGCGTCGCGCAGGCGCTGGCCCTGCTCGCCCGGGCGCTCACCCGACGGGGGCAGCATCGAATCGGGGTGGAGGATCCGGGATCGCTGGGCGCCCGCCGCCAGCTGCAGCACTGGGGGATGACGACCGTGCCCGTGCCGGTCGACCGGGCCGGGCTCCGGGTGGACGCGCTGCGGGATTCGGGCGCCGCGACGGTGCTCGTCTCCCCCGCGCACGAGTTCCCGATGGGGGTCGTGCTCGACGGCACCCGGCGGCGCGACCTGACGGCCTGGGCCGCCGACGGCGGGCTGATCGTCGAGGACGACTACGACGCCGAACACCGCTACGACCGGCCGCCGGTGACCGCGCTGCGGGCAGCGGTGCCGGACCGGGTCTGCTACACCGGCAGTGTCTCCAAGATCCTGGCCCCGGCGCTGCGGATCGGCTGGCTGCTGCCGCCCCGCGACCTGCTGGGCGAGGTGATCGCGGCCAAACGCGAGGCCGACCTGGGCAACCCGGCGTTGCCACAGTTGGTGCTGGCCCGGCTGATGGATCAGGGGCACCTGGAGAGCCACCTGCGGATGGTCCGTCGCCGGCACCGCCGCCGACGCGACGCCATGGTCGATGCCCTGGCCCGGCACCTGCCGACCGCCACCGTGCACGGTGCCGCCGCCGGGCTGCATCTGACCGTCACCCTCGACGCGCCGCCGTCGGCGCCCGTCGACGACCGGGTCATCGCCGCGGCCGCGCTGGCGGCCGGGGTCAAAGTGCAGCCGCTGTCCTGGCATCGGATCGCGCCGGGGGCGGCGGGGCTGGTGCTGGGCTACGCGGCCACCCCGGCCGGGCGGATCGAGGAGGGGGTGGCCGCCCTGGCCGCGGTGATCGGGCGGGCCTGA